The proteins below come from a single Drosophila busckii strain San Diego stock center, stock number 13000-0081.31 chromosome X, ASM1175060v1, whole genome shotgun sequence genomic window:
- the LOC108606834 gene encoding probable ATP-dependent RNA helicase DDX46, whose translation MSKSSSGRERERERERDRDRDRERARDKHYESRGGRTDYDNGKSSRNGAGLSSSARSGGLREERKRTKDKDGERGAAIRRDEKRRKRSRSKDYDKDKRQMDRERDKEKERERERERERDRERERQREREKERERERDKDRERERERQREPDTRRPIAESILVIPVASSSSSSDEIEEEEIDKEEQQRRLEQEMIKRRERIERWRAERKQRDQEDGKKDAKVVVVPTAVKSAKKWSLEDESSEDESSNPAPVIDLDAEKKEPDSPPSKFHSIRKRFDDDVVESKFSPLKRPTFSKVLGMSLGAPPTDSAAALPPPPPPAKSPSEPAAPAPTTATSTSTFTSGKPSSEAMQVAEIKKEPQEKSTDTEAAKPPDAMEVAEDNKKPKVEETKAESDDDVDPLDAYMLEVNNEMRRVNNFVGPGPSQGVMVLEGVAKKKAVTVKKGELIEQNMDSLEYSSEDELEDIRDTANSLAMKHRKELAKIDHSSVSYAPFRKNFYVEVPELARMTPADVEKYRTELEGIQVKGKGCPKPIKTWAQCGVSKKEMEVLRRMGFEKPTPIQCQAIPTIMSGRDLIGIAKTGSGKTLAFILPMFRHILDQPVLEDGDGALAIIMAPTRELCMQIGKDIRKFSRPLGLRPVCVYGGTGISEQIAELKRGSEIIVCTPGRMIDMLAANSGRVTNLRRVTYIVLDEADRMFDMGFEPQVMRIIDNVRPDRQTVMFSATFPRQMEALARRILKRPVEVIVGGRSVVCKDVEQHVVLLNDDAKFFKLLELLGVYQETGSIIVFTDKQENADTLLRDLMKASYPCMSLHGGIDQFDRDSTIIDFKSGKVRLLIATSVAARGLDVKDLILVVNYDVPNHYEDYVHRCGRTGRAGKKGSAYTFITPEQARYSGDIVRALELSGTPVPPDLTRLWTEYKAAQEAEGKKVHTGGGFSGKGFKFDEQEFNAVKESKKLQKAALGLADSDDEEDIEQDIDMQIEQIFAAKRTVKDTSVAATALAAANAAVSAAVSAQANAATATPHALAQAQQQQQQLQAQQPVAGAAVGSDKLELAKRLASKISSSRNLDTKSTQVANDSLMKGQPGAAQPAPMLTARTVVEQLAAKLNNKLNYQPKDDEDGFGSSLGSNSNSFTKYEEELEINDFPQQARWKVTSKEALAQISEYSEAGLTVRGTYVPQGKSPPEGERKLYLAIESCSELAVQKAKREITRLIKEELLKLSSAHHVFNKGRYKVV comes from the exons ATGTCCAAAAGCTCCTCTGG ACGTGAGCGGGAGCGTGAACGAGAACGCGACAGGGACAGGGACAGGGAAAGAGCGCGCGATAAGCACTATGAGAGTCGAGGTGGGCGCACGGATTACGACAACGGCAAGTCCTCGCGCAACGGCGCAGGTTTGAGCAGCAGTGCTCGTAGTGGAGGGTTGCGTGAGGAGCGCAAACGTACCAAGGATAAGGATGGAGAGCGTGGGGCTGCCATACGAAGGGATGAAAAGCGGCGCAAGCGCTCTAGGTCCAAGGACTACGATAAAGACAA GCGTCAAATGGATAGGGAACGTGACAAGGAAAAGGAGAGGGAGCGGGAACGCGAGCGCGAAAGGGACAGGGAACGAGAGAGGCAGCGGGAGCGCGAGAAAGAACGTGAGCGGGAACGTGATAAGGATCGGGAACGTGAACGAGAACGTCAACGTGAACCGGATACACGACGCCCCATTGCTGAGTCAATACTTGTCATACCCGTGGCCTCATCCAGCAGCTCAAGCGACGAAATAGAGGAAGAAGAAATCGACAAagaggagcagcagcgtcgtctTGAGCAAGAGATGATCAAACGGCGCGAACGCATTGAGCGTTGGCGTGCTGAGCGAAAGCAGCGCGATCAGGAAGATGGCAAAAAGGATGCCAAGGTGGTAGTAGTGCCCACCGCTGTCAAATCTGCCAAGAAATGGAGTCTTGAAGACGAATCATCTGAGGATGAGAGCAGCAATCCAGCGCCTGTCATTGACCTTGATGCGGAAAAGAAAGAGCCCGATTCACCACCGTCGAAATTTCACAGCATACGCAAACGCTTTGATGACGATGTGGTGGAGTCAAAGTTTTCACCGCTTAAGCGCCCCACTTTTAGTAAAGTGCTGGGCATGTCGCTGGGAGCACCGCCTACagattcagcagcagcactaccaccaccaccaccaccagcaaaATCACCTTCAGaaccagcagcaccagcaccgacaacagcaacatccacGTCCACATTCACTAGCGGTAAACCTTCATCGGAAGCTATGCAGGTGgcggaaattaaaaaagagcCGCAGGAAAAGTCAACAGACACTGAGGCTGCGAAGCCGCCAGATGCGATGGAAGTAGCGGAGGataataaaaaaccaaaagtaGAGGAGACTAAGGCCGAATCAGATGACGATGTAGATCCACTAGATGCCTACATGCTGGAGGTTAACAATGAGATGCGACGCGTCAATAATTTTGTGGGCCCAGGACCGTCGCAGGGTGTCATGGTACTAGAGGGCGTGGCCAAAAAGAAGGCGGTCACTGTCAAGAAGGGCGAACTCATAGAACAAAATATGGACAGTCTGGAGTATTCAAGCGAGGATGAGCTGGAGGATATACGCGACACAGCCAACAGTCTAGCCATGAAGCATCGTAAGGAGCTGGCTAAAATAGATCATTCCTCTGTGAGCTATGCGCCCTTTCGTAAAAATTTCTACGTGGAGGTGCCGGAGCTAGCGCGTATGACACCCGCCGACGTGGAGAAATATCGCACCGAGCTTGAGGGAATACAGGTGAAGGGCAAGGGCTGTCCCAAACCCATTAAG ACGTGGGCACAATGTGGCGTCAGCAAGAAGGAAATGGAAGTGCTGCGCAGGATGGGCTTCGAGAAGCCAACGCCCATACAGTGTCAAGCCATACCGACGATAATGTCTGGGCGCGATCTAATAGGTATTGCTAAAACTGGCAGTGGCAAGAcgttggcatttattttacCAATGTTTAGGCATATATTGGACCAGCCGGTTTTGGAGGATGGTGACGGTGCACTTGCCATTATAATGGCGCCCACGCGTGAACTCTGCATGCAGATTGGCAAGGATATACGGAAGTTTAGTCGTCCGCTCGGACTGCGACCGGTGTGCGTCTATGGCGGCACAGGCATCTCGGAGCAGATTGCTGAGCTGAAGCGTGGCTCGGAGATAATTGTTTGTACGCCCGGACGCATGATTGATATGCTGGCGGCCAACTCTGGGCGCGTGACCAACCTGCGTCGAGTCACGTACATTGTCCTGGATGAGGCGGATCGCATGTTTGACATGGGCTTTGAGCCGCAAGTGATGCGCATTATCGACAATGTACGTCCCGATCGACAAACGGTTATGTTTAGCGCAACGTTTCCACGCCAAATGGAGGCGCTCGCGCGTCGTATACTGAAGCGTCCCGTCGAGGTCATTGTGGGTGGCCGTTCGGTAGTCTGCAAAGATGTGGAGCAGCATGTGGTTCTACTTAATGATGATGCCAAGTTCTTTAAGCTCTTGGAGCTGCTAGGCGTCTACCAGGAGACGGGAAGCATCATTGTCTTTACCGACAAGCAGGAGAATGCTGACACATTGTTGCGTGATCTCATGAAGGCCTCCTATCCCTGCATGAGCCTCCACGGCGGCATCGATCAGTTCGATCGCGACTCGACCATCATTGATTTCAAGTCCGGCAAGGTGCGTCTGCTAATTGCCACCTCGGTGGCGGCGCGTGGTCTGGACGTCAAGGATCTCATTCTAGTGGTCAACTACGATGTGCCCAATCATTACGAGGACTATGTCCATAG ATGTGGACGCACTGGGCGCGCCGGCAAGAAGGGCTCAGCATATACTTTTATAACACCGGAGCAGGCGCGCTACTCAGGCGACATTGTACGTGCCTTGGAGCTTTCTGGCACGCCGGTTCCACCAGATCTGACAAGGTTGTGGACTGAGTATAAAGCGGCGCAGGAAGCCGAAGGGAAGAAAGTGCACACTGGCGGTGGCTTCAGCGGCAAGGGTTTCAAATTCGATGAGCAGGAGTTCAATGCGGTCAAGGAGAGCAAGAAATTGCAAAAGGCTGCACTGGGTCTCGCCGATTCCGATGATGAGGAGGACATTGAGCAGGACATTGATATGCAGATCGAGCAAATCTTTGCCGCCAAGCGCACAGTCAAGGATACgtctgtggcagccacagcgcTTGCCGCTGCCAATGCGGCAGTCAGTGCAGCAGTCAGCGCCCAAGCAAAtgccgcaacagcaacgccaCATGCCTTGGCAcaggcgcagcaacaacagcagcagctgcaggcacaACAACCGGTAGCGGGCGCAGCTGTGGGCTCGGACAAACTGGAGTTGGCCAAGCGGCTGGCCTCCaagatcagcagcagccgcaatcTGGACACAAAGTCCACACAGGTGGCCAACGATTCCCTTATGAAGGGGCAACCTGGCGCAGCGCAGCCGGCTCCTATGCTAACGGCGCGTACAGTGGTCGAACAGCTGGCGGCGAAGCTGAACAACAAGCTCAACTATCAGCCCAAGGATGATGAGGATGGCTTTGGCAGCTCGttgggcagcaacagcaactcgtTTACCAAATACGAGGAGGAGCTGGAGATTAATGATTTCCCGCAACAGGCGCGCTGGAAGGTAACGTCCAAGGAGGCTCTCGCACAGATCTCCGAGTACTCAGAGGCGGGCCTAACCGTGCGCGGCACATATGTGCCCCAGGGCAAAAGTCCGCCCGAGGGCGAGCGTAAACTTTATCTGGCCATTGAGAGTTGCAGCGAGTTGGCCGTGCAGAAGGCCAAGCGTGAGATTACGCGTCTCATCAAGGAGGagttgcttaagcttagctCGGCACACCATGTTTTCAACAAGGGACGCTACAAGGTTGTCTGA
- the LOC108606835 gene encoding p21-activated protein kinase-interacting protein 1-like — MLPAVEVIVGTYTDFLLGYQLSENNGKVHLKASFADKSHAGSIRCVAVQGPWIASGGSDDRIFIYDMRTRKQSHILLSHQGTINALAFSPDLSHLLSGSDDGRMVATRVGAWTVEGDWPKPHAGKAITHIACHPGSSLALSLGGDQVLNTWNLVKGRVAYRTNLKSKPALGKAPECLTWSTNGSHFTLSGPLELEIWDIETANVSHRHKMPAKPICVAWINELNCLAGLENGNLAWVTLEEDSEPKYIEVHTSRVKGMAYLNEALATISSDGELKVWRCNVEERELELIVSFNINCRPICVGLLDTSFTSTAKEPAAKVNDEPAAQEEKEEAQSSAELELLKPRSFVSIEYEDETQPKHSQSKVTSTKAKPSKAVNEEASDSAQDSASQSDSDIDTESDDSDDSEPRPQFVKAAKRKATTGNKPKNKQIKKI, encoded by the exons atgttgccagcCGTAGAGGTAATTGTTGGCACCTATACGGACTTTCTACTCGGCTATCAACTGAGTGAAAACAATGGTAAAGTGCATCTTAAGGCATCGTTTGCCGACAAATCGCATGCTGGCTCTATAAGATGTGTAGCGGTGCAGGGACCATGGATAGCCAGCGGTGGTAGCGATGATCGAATCTTTATCTACGATATGCGCACGCGTAAACAGTCGCACATATTACTCTCCCACCAAGGCACGATTAATGCGCTGGCCTTCTCGCCAGATCTGTCACACTTGCTTTCCGGCAGTGATGATGGCCGCATGGTGGCTACTCGCGTTGGCGCCTGGACTGTGGAGGGTGATTGGCCAAAGCCGCATGCCGGCAAAGCGATAACACACATCGCTTGCCATCCGGGCAGCAGTCTAGCACTATCCCTTGGTGGTGATCAAGTGCTCAACACATGGAATTTGGTAAAAGGACGCGTGGCGTACAGAACCAATCTAAAGAGCAAACCAGCATTGGGTAAGGCACCTGAATGCCTTACATGGTCTACAAATGGCAGTCATTTTACATTAAGCGGTCCGCTTGAGCTGGAGATCTGGGACATAGAGACGGCCAACGTGTCGCATCGTCATAAAATGCCAGCAAAGCCCATATGCGTAGCTTGGATCAATGAGCTTAACTGTCTGGCAGGCTTGGAAAACGGAAATCTGGCTTGGGTTACACTCGAAGAGGACTCTGag CCCAAATATATAGAAGTGCATACATCACGCGTCAAGGGGATGGCTTATCTAAATGAAGCGCTGGCCACTATTTCCAGCGATGGTGAACTCAAGGTTTGGCGCTGCAATGTCGAGGAGCGCGAGCTGGAGCTCATTGTCAGCTTCAATATCAATTGTCGGCCCATCTGTGTGGGCTTATTGGATACCTCCTTTACTAGCACAGCCAAAGAACCAGCTGCCAAAGTAAACGACGAGCCAGCTGCGCAGGAAGAGAAGGAGGAAGCGCAATCCAGTGCAGAACTTGAGCTACTCAAGCCACGTAGTTTCGTCTCTATCGAGTATGAGGATGAGACACAGCCAAAGCATAGTCAGTCAAAGGTGACGAGCACCAAAGCCAAGCCATCAAAAGCGGTCAACGAAGAAGCCAGTGACAGCGCACAGGATAGCGCAAGTCAATCCGACAGTGACATAGACACTGAAAGTGACGATAGTGACGACAGCGAGCCGCGTCCGCAATTTGTAAAGGCTGCAAAGCGCAAAGCGACAACAGGCAACAAacctaaaaataaacaaataaagaaaatataa